One bacterium genomic window, AATCGGAATCCCCCATCAAATCTAATAGCGTAGCTCGAACGGTCGCGTCGAATGGATGATTTTGCAGTTCCCGCGCCGCCGTCTCGCGATCGTCCACATCAGTCGAGCGCGCGAGATGAAGAATATCCTCTAGCTTTAGCAGGGCCATTATGCAAACTCAAGAAAACGTTTCAGATTTAAAAGAATTATGAGCTGTCCTTTGTGCTCACAGACTCCTTCAATGAACTCTGCGTCAATTCCAACAACAACCGGCGGGGTCGGTTCAATATTTTTTTTCTGAAGGTGAACCACTTGAGTCGCCGCGTCTACAACAATGCCGTAGCGATTTGAACCCACCTGCAAAACAATGGTTCTTGTTCGCTTATCAGGAGTTTTCGGCTCATGGCCCAAACGTTTCCTTCCGTTGATCACAGGAATCATTTCTCCCCGCAAGGAGATGATTCCATCCAGAAAACTTACAGTATGGGGCACTTCTGTCGCTTCCACAAACCGGATGATTTCCAGCACATGCTCAATCGGGATCCCATACTTCTCCCGGTCCAATTGAAAAACCAAAGCCTCCAGTGTTTCTTCGACTTCCTGCACCACCAGATCTTCGGTATCATCCTGCGCTTCGCCTATCCGCGAAAGCAGTTTCTGCACAACATCCACCTGTTTGTCAGATGTACGCT contains:
- a CDS encoding chemotaxis protein CheW, whose protein sequence is MSKTPAKRTSDKQVDVVQKLLSRIGEAQDDTEDLVVQEVEETLEALVFQLDREKYGIPIEHVLEIIRFVEATEVPHTVSFLDGIISLRGEMIPVINGRKRLGHEPKTPDKRTRTIVLQVGSNRYGIVVDAATQVVHLQKKNIEPTPPVVVGIDAEFIEGVCEHKGQLIILLNLKRFLEFA